The segment CCTCAGCCCTTGCATCGGTATCTGCGAGTCTTTGCTTAATGTCTTTACCTATTGAAAAGAAAACTTCCTCAACGTTTAAGTTCGTCTTGGCACTCTGCAAGACCAAACTCATCTAACGTTAGCCAATAATAAGAATGACATTTTCCTATACGCATAACAAAACCTAGAACTACAACGTACAGTCTCGAAGAACTTGATTCCGTATTCATCTGCAAGAGCTTGTCCCTTAGCTTTTGGCACAGCCTGGAAATACAAAACACACAACAAATCAGTGTGTTGGATAAACAAATCACGTAATAAATAAGCAGAAAGATATATGGGAAcggtaagagagagagagagagagactctttTGCTTTCATCCATATCTGCCTTGTTCCCCACGAGAATCTTGTTGACATTATCAGAAGCGTGCTGCTCAATGTTACGGATCCAGTTCCTGATGTCTGGAATTGAAGAAAACAAATGACaagaaaaataacatataagttTATTAGAAAATACTAACAATGCTTACGGATGGAATAATATATACTTTCTTGCGAAGGATTGTTAGTTGCAATGAGGCCTAGAAGCTAGAATTTAAACAACGTTAAACTGTAGTAAGAAGTAAAGAGAAAACTTACTGTTGAAAGATGATTCATCGGTGACATCATACACAAGCAAAATGCCCATGGCTCCACGGTAGTACGCTGCAATAAGAAGAAACCACTTAGTTGAGTAGTATTCCACGTTCCCACTATAGTGAAGAAGGAAAGGATGCGTATGAATAACAgtaagagaaaaagaaaagcaaaaatCGAAGAGATACCAGTTGTGATAGTCCGGAACCGCTCCTGTCCTGCAGTATCCCAGATTTGCAGCTTAATTCTCTTCCCATCCAGCTCAATAGTCCGTATCTTGAAATCAATTCTGTcacaacaaaattttatattgagTGAGAAGGGAACAAGACAATGATATGCCCTGGAGGGAAAGCCGACTGATGACAATagaattcaaatcaagtgaagaCTCTGTTGTGTTCGGAGTGTTTCTATTGTCTCTATAGTATAAATACTTCACAAATGTAATAGGGAGAGTTATCAATTGGTTTGATCAACTTGGGAGGATAGCTATTAGCTCGTGAGAGATTGTTGGTGGTGATTTACAGTAATACGTGGATCTTAACAGACAAGTACACAAAGCACTTGAGAGAAAAGCATCATGTAATAAAGAGATCATGCTTACCCAATTGTTGTAATGAAACTGGT is part of the Brassica rapa cultivar Chiifu-401-42 chromosome A09, CAAS_Brap_v3.01, whole genome shotgun sequence genome and harbors:
- the LOC103841286 gene encoding ras-related protein RABE1a; its protein translation is MAAPPARARADYDYLIKLLLIGDSGVGKSCLLLRFSDGSFTTSFITTIGIDFKIRTIELDGKRIKLQIWDTAGQERFRTITTAYYRGAMGILLVYDVTDESSFNNIRNWIRNIEQHASDNVNKILVGNKADMDESKRAVPKAKGQALADEYGIKFFETSAKTNLNVEEVFFSIGKDIKQRLADTDARAEPQTIRINQSDQGAGTSQATQKSACCGS